The following are from one region of the Coffea eugenioides isolate CCC68of chromosome 2, Ceug_1.0, whole genome shotgun sequence genome:
- the LOC113762212 gene encoding cyclin-H1-1, with product MADFMTSTHRAKWIFTPQDLKEKYKAANQRAKQALEKYGSTRVDVNIDGSFSYAEHPNDAKENGDNHSRQKPLKVEEEQLMRAFYEFKIQDVCDAFKFPRKIQATALIYFKRFYLQWSVMEHQPKHIMLTCIYAACKAEENHVSAEELGKGIEQDHQVILNNEMLVLQSLGFDLIVYAPYRALDGFLNDVEEFCGAKEEQLAMLGSLHESAKVEVDKIMRTDAPLLFPPGQLALAALRRSNEACGIFDFERYLKSVLSRQHPTLSNSDLAVFLNPVDSLVNKLETPTSKDVKHIDRKLKSCLDPGSHDKSKKRKHRSKESSNDILDMC from the exons ATGGCGGATTTCATGACATCAACTCACCGAGCCAAGTGGATTTTCACTCCCCAAGATCTT AAGGAAAAGTACAAAGCAGCAAATCAAAGAGCCAAACAAGCACTGGAGAAG TATGGGTCGACAAGGGTTGACGTGAACATCGATGGGTCCTTCTCTTACGCTGAACATCCAAATGATGCAAAAGAGAATG GTGATAATCACTCACGTCAGAAGCCACTAAAAGTCGAGGAAGAACAACTGATGCGGGCATTCTATGAGTTCAAAATCCAAGATGTGTGTGATGCTTTTAAGTTTCCACGGAAAATTCAG GCAACAGCTCTCATTTACTTCAAAAGATTTTACTTGCAATGGTCTGTGATGGAACATCAGCCAAAGCACATCAT GTTGACATGCATATATGCAGCTTGCAAGGCAGAAGAGAATCATGTCTCTGCAGAGGAGCTTGGAAAAGGGATTGAACAAGACCATCAGGTGATCCTTAACAATGAGATGCTGGTTCTTCAG AGTCTGGGATTTGATCTTATTGTTTATGCACCTTACCGTGCACTTGATGGTTTTCTCAATGACGTTGAG GAGTTTTGTGGAGCAAAGGAAGAGCAACTTGCGATGCTAGGg AGTTTGCATGAATCAGCAAAGGTAGAAGTGGATAAAATTATGCGTACTGATGCACCCCTTCTGTTCCCTCCCGGGCAG TTGGCGCTGGCAGCCTTACGCAGGTCCAATGAGGCATGTGGAATTTTCGACTTTGAGAG ATATCTGAAAAGCGTTTTGTCACGTCAGCATCCTACCCTTAGTAATTCAGATCTTGCTGTTTTCCTAAATCCTGTTGACTCTTTG GTAAATAAGCTTGAGACCCCCACTTCCAAAGACGTGAAGCACATTGACAGGAAACTAAAATCATGTCTAGATCCTGGTTCACATGACAA GAGTAAGAAACGAAAACACAGATCCAAAGAGAGCTCGAATGACATTCTTGACATGTGTTGA
- the LOC113760229 gene encoding nuclear transcription factor Y subunit B-4, translating to MVDEQDRLLPIANVGRVMRQILPPSAKISKEAKETIQECATEFISFVTAEASDKCYKENRKTVNGDDICWALSTLGFDTYAEAMLRYLHKYREFERQRVNQSKASNLENEAHTPIRVSTDSTDSDGSNLQPEKQSESPIAFEFRVLEKGQSSKIKPAAKG from the coding sequence ATGGTTGATGAGCAGGATAGGTTACTGCCAATTGCCAATGTGGGAAGGGTCATGAGGCAGATCCTTCCACCAAGTGCCAAAATCTCGAAAGAAGCTAAGGAAACGATACAAGAATGTGCAACAGAGTTTATAAGCTTCGTCACAGCTGAAGCATCTGACAAGTGTTACAAGGAGAACAGAAAAACTGTAAATGGAGATGACATCTGTTGGGCTCTGAGCACATTAGGGTTTGATACCTATGCAGAGGCCATGCTGAGGTACTTACATAAGTATAGAGAATTTGAGAGGCAAAGGGTCAACCAAAGTAAAGCctcaaatcttgaaaatgaAGCACATACCCCCATTAGAGTCAGTACTGATAGTACTGATAGTGATGGAAGCAACCTGCAACCTGAAAAGCAATCTGAATCTCCCATCGCATTTGAGTTTAGAGTTCTTGAGAAGGGTCAGAGCTCTAAAATTAAGCCAGCAGCTAAAGGATAA
- the LOC113762213 gene encoding uncharacterized protein LOC113762213 codes for MVACVMVPLALGFNGLLRKPRTFVQEICQREIAGGRLLTPVTTNIDFNWGSCSARGMIAMNRISIHGMIFGRSFCDPISHYFNVSSSAHVIISGFWVGPDIEDGWGFVEAFVHRIY; via the exons ATGGTCGCATGTGTAATGGTTCCACTCGCGCTCGGCTTCAATGGGTTATTAAGGAAGCCCAGAACCTTTGTTCAG GAAATATGCCAAAGGGAAATTGCTGGTGGAAGGCTTCTAACTCCAGTAACTACAA ACATTGACTTTAACTGGGGAAGCTGTTCAGCTAGGGGCATGATTGCTATGAATAGGATCTCTATCCATGGGATGATATTTGGGAGAAGTTTTTGTGATCCCATTTCCCATTATTTTAATGTAAGCTCAAGTGCTCATGTCATAATATCTGGTTTTTGGGTTGGACCAGACATTGAGGATGGATGGGGTTTTGTAGAAGCATTTGTACATCGAATATATTGA
- the LOC113760803 gene encoding uncharacterized protein LOC113760803 has translation MAKTCCPKPRLGRIIGWLQIILGGLVILVSLSSLFRFYSAGFFYHNEDICRHFYAVKDSYVNFDVRALTARMDEVLNKMDSLQIKLEMAVQQMERNKGDLRESNISKLEYKRYLEEEVIRPLYSAHIALRQIRLPRIEGNDTSNVKEDPLINTFVTEEIRKYITPKDNRVGKVNIYGTGKIYNTIGHACVSMKKELQEYMDYDIGSYCKDDWNLAQKLMVNGCDPLPRRRCLTRASKLYQRPYPINESLWKIPDGRNVRWSNYQCRNFECLSSKNPKRGYSKCTGCFEMEKETLKWVTNTSLPIDFLIKDVLAIKPGEIRIGLDFGVGTGTFAARMREQNVTIVSTALNLRAPFNEMIALRGLVPLYLTLNQRLPFFDNTLDLIHTTGFMDGWIDLQLLDFILFDWDRILRPGGLLWIDRFFCNRKDLDDYMYMFLQFRYKKHKWAISPKSKDEVYLSALLEKPPRAL, from the coding sequence ATGGCCAAGACTTGTTGCCCAAAGCCTAGATTAGGCAGAATAATTGGCTGGCTTCAGATTATTCTGGGAGGGCTGGTGATTTTGGTTAGCTTATCGAGTTTATTTAGGTTCTACTCGGCTGGATTTTTCTATCATAACGAGGATATATGCCGCCATTTTTATGCAGTAAAAGATTCATATGTGAACTTTGATGTTAGAGCATTAACTGCTCGAATGGATGAAGTGCTTAATAAGATGGATAGCCTGCAGATTAAGCTTGAAATGGCTGTTCAGcagatggaaagaaacaaaggtGACCTTAGAGAGAGCAATATTTCGAAATTAGAGTATAAGAGATATCTGGAGGAGGAGGTGATTAGGCCTCTTTATAGTGCTCATATTGCTCTTAGGCAAATTAGGCTGCCTCGTATTGAAGGGAATGATACTAGTAATGTCAAGGAGGATCCTTTGATCAATACCTTCGTTACTGAGGAGATTAGGAAGTATATTACCCCGAAAGACAACAGAGTTGGGAAGGTTAACATCTATGGAACAGGGAAGATATATAACACTATAGGGCATGCTTGCGTTTCCATGAAGAAAGAATTGCAAGAATACATGGATTATGACATTGGATCATATTGTAAAGATGATTGGAACTTGGCACAGAAACTTATGGTGAATGGTTGTGATCCCTTGCCCCGGAGGCGTTGCTTGACAAGGGCTTCTAAGCTCTACCAAAGGCCTTACCCGATTAATGAGTCCCTTTGGAAAATCCCTGATGGTAGAAATGTAAGGTGGAGCAATTATCAGTGCAGGAACTTTGAGTGTTTGTCGAGCAAGAATCCTAAACGAGGCTATTCCAAATGCACAGGATGTTTTGAAATGGAGAAGGAGACGCTTAAGTGGGTAACAAATACCTCACTTCCTATTGATTTCTTGATTAAAGATGTTCTGGCCATCAAACCAGGTGAAATAAGGATAGGACTCGACTTTGGTGTTGGTACCGGTACATTTGCTGCAAGAATGAGAGAACAGAACGTCACAATTGTCTCCACTGCTCTGAACCTTCGGGCTCCTTTCAATGAGATGATTGCACTCAGAGGTTTGGTTCCTCTCTACTTGACATTGAATCAAAGGCTACCATTTTTTGATAACACCTTGGACTTGATTCACACAACTGGATTCATGGATGGCTGGATTGATTTGCAATTGTTGGACTTCATCCTATTTGATTGGGACCGTATCTTGAGGCCAGGAGGCTTGCTGTGGATTGACAGGTTCTTCTGCAATAGGAAGGATCTTGATGACTACATGTACATGTTTCTGCAGTTCAGGTACAAAAAACACAAGTGGGCAATTTCTCCTAAATCCAAGGATGAAGTATACCTATCCGCATTGCTAGAGAAGCCTCCTCGAGCTTTGTGA